One genomic segment of Rhodothermales bacterium includes these proteins:
- the nusA gene encoding transcription termination factor NusA, with protein sequence MQSTQLVSAFAEIAREKDVDRDTLQLILEDVFRAMIRKRYGADDSFEIIFNPDNGDIQILHIQEVVDNMDVEDPVTQIEERDALQIEDDYEVGDEVASNIQIEDFGRRTIQMALQTFRQRIRDIEKENIYKEYSELVGEIVVGEVYQMRRREVLVLHNKTELLLPRNEQIYKDRYRKGDMLRAIVHEVHRETGNSPQVIISRTAPIFIERLFELEVPEIYDGIVEIKKIEREPGDRAKVAVVSYDDRVDPVGACVGVKGSRIHAVVRELSNENIDVIPWTDDKIEFIKRSLAPAKPVAVELNDDLDPPRARVTVPSEEVSLAIGRGGQNIRLASRITGYEIDVYRDIKEDEEDVEIDEFSDVMPADVIRRLKDIGCDTAKAVLELSEDELARRSGLEKETTEKILLLMRAEFAQEPEEIEEIVEEVADLRAPTSDATAAPEVDADGEADAVAEADTDAEAEETAEPVAEDAAELEADAEADDKPTTEGA encoded by the coding sequence AGCGCTACGGCGCCGACGACTCCTTCGAGATCATCTTCAACCCCGACAACGGCGACATCCAGATCCTCCACATCCAAGAGGTCGTGGACAACATGGACGTGGAGGACCCGGTCACGCAGATCGAGGAGCGGGACGCGCTCCAGATCGAAGACGATTACGAAGTCGGCGACGAAGTGGCTTCGAACATTCAGATCGAGGACTTCGGGCGGCGCACGATTCAGATGGCGCTCCAGACGTTCCGGCAGCGGATCCGCGACATCGAGAAGGAGAACATCTACAAGGAGTATTCCGAGCTCGTCGGCGAGATCGTCGTCGGCGAGGTGTACCAGATGCGGCGGCGCGAAGTCCTCGTGCTCCACAACAAGACGGAGCTGCTGCTGCCGCGCAACGAACAGATTTACAAGGACCGCTATCGCAAGGGCGACATGCTCCGCGCGATTGTCCACGAGGTCCACCGCGAGACGGGCAACTCGCCCCAGGTCATCATCAGCCGGACGGCGCCGATCTTCATCGAGCGGCTGTTCGAGCTCGAAGTGCCGGAGATCTACGACGGCATCGTCGAAATCAAGAAGATCGAGCGCGAGCCCGGCGACCGGGCGAAGGTGGCCGTCGTGAGCTACGACGACCGCGTGGACCCCGTCGGCGCGTGCGTCGGCGTGAAGGGCTCGCGCATCCACGCCGTCGTCCGCGAGCTCTCGAACGAGAACATCGACGTGATCCCGTGGACCGACGACAAGATCGAGTTCATCAAGCGCTCGCTCGCGCCCGCTAAGCCCGTCGCCGTCGAGTTGAATGACGACCTCGACCCGCCGCGCGCCCGCGTCACCGTGCCCTCCGAAGAGGTCTCGCTCGCGATCGGTCGTGGCGGGCAGAACATTCGCCTCGCGTCGCGCATCACCGGCTACGAGATCGACGTCTACCGCGACATCAAGGAGGACGAGGAGGACGTGGAGATCGACGAGTTCTCCGACGTGATGCCTGCCGACGTCATCCGCCGCCTCAAAGACATCGGTTGCGATACAGCGAAAGCCGTCCTCGAACTGTCGGAGGACGAGCTCGCCCGCCGCTCCGGCCTCGAGAAAGAGACGACCGAGAAAATCCTCCTCCTCATGCGCGCCGAGTTCGCTCAGGAGCCGGAGGAGATCGAAGAGATCGTCGAAGAGGTCGCCGACCTCCGCGCCCCGACCTCCGACGCGACCGCCGCCCCCGAGGTCGATGCAGACGGGGAGGCCGACGCCGTCGCTGAGGCCGACACCGATGCCGAGGCCGAAGAGACGGCGGAACCCGTTGCCGAAGACGCGGCCGAGCTGGAGGCCGATGCGGAAGCAGACGACAAACCAACCACGGAAGGAGCATAA
- the infB gene encoding translation initiation factor IF-2, which produces MPDNSTKATKPVRLFKALRELNVSVDTLVDTLKESGFELDKKLEQGDINAKLPPEMYDALRSVFAEDMDARARVSALRSRRRQEEQADAPAPPPAPVATGDSAPSVEPPEVEPAPEPVAEEPEPEVEIVEEPVAEAEPVIELPEEEEEPVAEAEPVIKAKAKPEPVEAEESEAEEEAPVAKSAAKAKPAPTPEPEDEPEDVEAPAAESAEPVAEEETPAEAEDVEELVAEADDDEDDEASTLRADRYELTGTKVIGKIDLSGIESGRRRKRKRKTEEPVSDDDTDSSSRSKRGKRTKKKGKVDKAEAASTVQETLQKLAQGSGRGRQKRRRDRREERAEQREREMEELREQESQLRVMEFISTGELATMMDVPATDVIQTGFGLGMMVSINQRLDADAITLIADEYGFDVEFVTDVGMEDIEVDEDDPEDLVSRPPVVTIMGHVDHGKTSLLDYIREASVASGEAGGITQHIGAYTVETKDGRPITFLDTPGHEAFTAMRARGAQVTDLVILVVAADDQVMPQTKEAINHSKAAGVPIVVAINKMDREEANPDRIMQQLSEENVLVEQYGGQVQSEFVSAKTGMGIPELLEKVLIEAELLELEANPDRYAVGSVIESRLDKGRGVVATILVENGTLEVGDAFVAGTHSGRVRAMFNERDERVEEAGPSRPVQILGFSGAPQVGDRFVVLEDEREAREIAQKRQQIQREQTMRKRKHVSLDDISRRMALGELTYLNLIIKGDVAGSVEAISDALLKISNDEVAVDIVHSGVGAITETDVMLAAASDAIIFGFQVRPMAGVRQIAEREEIDIRLYSVIYDAIEDVRDALEGLLAPEEKEKTLGMLEVRETFKIPKVGTVAGCYVLEGKIRRNDQVRLVREGVVVYEGLLSSLKRFKDDVREVTNGYECGLSIQNFNDIKVSDQIEAYEVVEEQRKLQV; this is translated from the coding sequence ATGCCCGATAATTCGACCAAGGCGACGAAGCCTGTCCGCCTCTTTAAAGCACTGCGCGAGCTGAATGTGTCCGTCGACACGCTCGTCGATACGCTGAAAGAGAGCGGGTTCGAGCTGGACAAGAAGCTCGAGCAAGGCGACATCAACGCGAAGCTCCCCCCGGAGATGTACGACGCGTTGCGGTCCGTCTTCGCCGAGGACATGGATGCCCGCGCCCGCGTCTCCGCGCTCCGCTCCCGCCGTCGGCAGGAGGAGCAGGCGGACGCGCCCGCGCCGCCTCCCGCTCCCGTGGCCACCGGGGACTCCGCGCCGAGCGTGGAGCCGCCCGAGGTGGAGCCTGCGCCGGAGCCCGTCGCCGAGGAGCCCGAGCCGGAGGTGGAGATCGTCGAGGAGCCCGTTGCAGAAGCGGAGCCCGTCATCGAACTCCCCGAAGAAGAGGAAGAGCCGGTCGCCGAGGCTGAGCCCGTCATCAAGGCGAAGGCCAAGCCGGAGCCGGTCGAAGCTGAAGAGTCCGAGGCCGAAGAGGAAGCGCCCGTCGCCAAGTCGGCAGCGAAAGCGAAGCCTGCGCCCACGCCGGAGCCTGAGGACGAACCCGAAGATGTCGAGGCGCCCGCCGCCGAGTCTGCTGAGCCGGTCGCCGAAGAAGAAACGCCGGCCGAAGCCGAGGACGTTGAAGAGCTCGTCGCCGAAGCCGACGACGACGAAGACGACGAGGCGAGTACGCTCCGTGCCGATCGGTACGAACTGACGGGGACGAAAGTCATTGGCAAAATCGACCTCTCCGGCATCGAGTCCGGCCGCCGCCGCAAGCGTAAGCGGAAGACGGAGGAGCCCGTCAGCGACGACGATACCGATTCGTCGTCTCGCAGCAAGCGCGGCAAGCGCACGAAGAAGAAGGGCAAGGTCGATAAGGCTGAGGCCGCGTCGACCGTGCAGGAGACGCTGCAGAAGCTTGCGCAGGGCTCCGGCCGTGGTCGCCAGAAGCGCCGCCGCGACCGCCGCGAAGAGCGCGCCGAGCAGCGCGAGCGCGAGATGGAGGAGTTGCGCGAGCAGGAGAGCCAGCTCCGCGTCATGGAGTTCATCTCGACCGGCGAGCTCGCCACGATGATGGACGTGCCCGCCACCGATGTCATCCAGACCGGGTTCGGTCTCGGCATGATGGTCTCCATCAACCAGCGTCTCGACGCCGACGCCATCACGCTCATCGCCGACGAGTACGGCTTCGATGTCGAGTTCGTGACGGACGTCGGGATGGAAGACATCGAGGTGGACGAGGACGATCCCGAGGATCTCGTCTCCCGCCCGCCCGTCGTCACGATCATGGGCCACGTCGACCACGGCAAGACGTCGCTGCTCGACTACATCCGCGAAGCGAGCGTAGCCTCCGGCGAAGCCGGCGGTATCACCCAGCACATCGGCGCCTACACCGTCGAAACGAAGGACGGCCGCCCGATCACCTTCCTCGACACGCCGGGTCACGAGGCGTTCACGGCCATGCGTGCCCGTGGCGCCCAGGTCACCGACCTCGTCATCCTCGTCGTCGCCGCCGACGACCAGGTGATGCCGCAGACGAAGGAGGCCATCAACCACTCGAAGGCCGCCGGCGTCCCGATCGTCGTCGCCATCAACAAGATGGACCGCGAGGAGGCCAACCCCGACCGCATCATGCAGCAGCTCTCCGAGGAGAACGTGCTCGTGGAGCAGTACGGCGGGCAGGTCCAGAGCGAGTTCGTCTCGGCGAAGACGGGCATGGGCATCCCCGAACTCCTCGAGAAAGTCCTGATCGAAGCTGAGCTCCTCGAGCTCGAAGCGAACCCGGACCGCTACGCCGTCGGGTCCGTGATCGAGAGCCGGCTCGATAAGGGCCGCGGCGTCGTCGCGACGATCCTTGTGGAGAACGGGACGCTCGAAGTCGGCGATGCGTTCGTCGCCGGGACGCACTCGGGCCGCGTCCGCGCGATGTTCAACGAGCGCGACGAACGGGTCGAAGAGGCCGGGCCCAGTCGCCCCGTGCAGATCCTCGGCTTCAGTGGGGCGCCCCAGGTCGGCGACCGCTTCGTCGTGCTCGAGGACGAGCGCGAGGCGCGCGAGATCGCGCAGAAGCGCCAGCAGATCCAGCGCGAGCAGACCATGCGCAAGCGCAAGCACGTCTCGCTCGACGACATCAGCCGCCGCATGGCCCTCGGCGAGCTCACCTACCTCAACCTCATCATCAAGGGTGACGTGGCCGGCTCCGTCGAGGCCATCTCCGACGCCCTCCTGAAGATCTCGAACGACGAGGTCGCCGTCGACATCGTGCACAGCGGGGTCGGCGCGATCACCGAGACGGACGTGATGCTCGCCGCGGCGAGCGACGCGATCATCTTCGGTTTCCAGGTTCGCCCGATGGCGGGCGTCCGCCAGATCGCCGAGCGCGAAGAGATCGACATCCGCCTCTACTCGGTCATCTACGACGCCATCGAAGACGTCCGCGACGCGCTCGAAGGCCTCCTCGCGCCCGAGGAGAAGGAGAAGACGCTTGGGATGCTCGAAGTCCGCGAGACGTTCAAGATCCCGAAGGTGGGCACCGTCGCCGGTTGCTACGTGCTCGAAGGCAAGATCCGCCGCAACGATCAGGTCCGCCTCGTCCGCGAAGGCGTCGTGGTCTACGAGGGCCTGCTCTCCTCGCTCAAGCGCTTCAAGGACGATGTCCGCGAGGTGACGAACGGGTACGAGTGCGGCCTCTCGATCCAGAACTTCAACGACATCAAGGTCAGCGATCAGATCGAGGCTTACGAAGTCGTCGAGGAGCAGCGGAAACTGCAAGTTTGA
- the rbfA gene encoding 30S ribosome-binding factor RbfA has translation MSIRTERLSRLVQREVAELLNNEFFEASQSMVTVTNVRVTKDLGIAYINVSILGEEPARRQIAFRRLEDIAPQVRQALAQRIRHQVRRIPELKFFLDESQQMVARMEELFDQIREERSDRDDEQPEADAPGVDESASGEQERDA, from the coding sequence ATGAGCATCCGTACCGAGCGGCTTTCCCGACTCGTCCAGCGCGAGGTCGCCGAGCTTCTCAATAACGAGTTCTTCGAGGCCTCCCAGTCGATGGTGACGGTGACGAACGTCCGCGTGACGAAGGACCTCGGCATCGCCTACATCAACGTCAGCATCCTCGGCGAGGAGCCGGCGCGGCGGCAGATCGCGTTCCGCAGGCTCGAAGACATCGCGCCGCAGGTTCGGCAGGCGCTCGCGCAACGCATCCGGCACCAGGTCCGCCGGATTCCCGAACTGAAGTTCTTCCTCGACGAGTCGCAGCAGATGGTGGCTCGGATGGAAGAGCTCTTCGACCAGATCCGCGAAGAGCGGAGCGACCGCGACGACGAGCAGCCGGAAGCCGACGCACCGGGCGTCGACGAGTCAGCGAGCGGCGAGCAGGAGCGGGATGCCTGA
- the truB gene encoding tRNA pseudouridine(55) synthase TruB, translating into MPEGSLSDATPPIVTRTDQPPIGGGPAVLLMDKPGGLSSFDVIRRLRPLLGTKKIGHAGTLDPMATGLLICLVGRQATRLQDQFMGLPKTYTGTLRLGEVTPSYDAESEVIERVDASHVTDEQLDAVRQPLLGEIEQQPPMYSAVKVGGERLYKKARRGETIERVARPVSVYRFDLTARRGADVDFLIECSKGTYVRTLAHDLGQALGVGAHLTALRRAAIGPFGVDEAWGLEALRDAIAPA; encoded by the coding sequence ATGCCTGAGGGATCGCTGTCCGACGCTACGCCGCCCATCGTCACCCGCACGGATCAGCCTCCGATCGGTGGGGGTCCGGCGGTGCTGCTCATGGACAAGCCCGGCGGTCTCTCCTCGTTCGACGTGATCCGGCGGCTTCGTCCCCTGCTCGGCACGAAGAAGATCGGGCACGCGGGCACGCTCGACCCGATGGCAACGGGGCTGCTGATCTGCCTCGTCGGGCGCCAGGCGACCCGGTTGCAGGACCAGTTCATGGGCCTGCCGAAGACGTATACCGGCACGCTTCGGCTCGGGGAAGTCACGCCGTCGTACGACGCTGAGAGCGAGGTCATCGAGCGCGTCGACGCGAGCCACGTCACGGACGAGCAGCTCGACGCCGTGCGGCAGCCGCTCCTCGGCGAGATCGAGCAGCAGCCCCCGATGTACTCCGCCGTGAAGGTGGGAGGGGAGCGGCTCTATAAAAAGGCCCGGCGCGGCGAGACCATCGAGCGCGTCGCGAGGCCCGTCTCGGTCTACCGATTCGATCTCACGGCGCGGCGCGGAGCCGACGTGGACTTCCTGATCGAGTGCTCGAAGGGGACCTACGTCCGCACGCTCGCGCACGACCTCGGGCAGGCGCTCGGCGTCGGGGCGCACCTCACGGCGCTGCGGCGGGCGGCCATCGGGCCGTTCGGCGTGGACGAGGCGTGGGGGCTGGAGGCACTGCGCGACGCCATCGCGCCCGCATAG
- a CDS encoding bifunctional riboflavin kinase/FAD synthetase: protein MKRQFGFDEITRDACSVLTVGTFDGVHLGHQAILRYLNERAAKVDGCSVVVSFDPHPREVVLGVHVPLLTTLDERADLLEAFGIDRFVVLPFTRDLSNLEPEDYVERILIDTIGLREVVIGYDHRFGRNRAGSRETLEAMGAERGFSVDVIPEQIVHEVTVSSSEIRRLLSEHGDVAEAAEMLGRPYALTGTVVRGDQRGRTIGYPTANLRVHGDRKLVPKPGVYAVRVTHGIDEFGGMMNVGRRPTFETDSALSVEVHLFDFDREIYGESLRVSFVERLRDEVKFSGPDALVAQLRDDEQQSRALLSDRHG, encoded by the coding sequence ATGAAGCGACAATTCGGTTTCGACGAGATCACCCGCGACGCGTGCTCCGTGCTCACCGTCGGCACGTTCGACGGCGTACACCTCGGGCACCAGGCCATCCTCCGCTACCTCAACGAGCGGGCGGCGAAGGTGGACGGGTGCAGCGTCGTCGTCTCCTTCGACCCGCACCCGCGCGAGGTCGTCCTCGGCGTCCACGTCCCGCTTCTCACGACGCTCGACGAGCGCGCCGACCTGCTCGAAGCGTTCGGCATCGACCGGTTCGTCGTGCTCCCGTTCACGCGCGACCTGTCGAACCTGGAGCCCGAGGACTACGTCGAGCGCATCCTCATCGACACGATCGGGCTGCGCGAAGTCGTGATCGGGTACGACCACCGGTTCGGCCGGAACCGCGCCGGGAGCCGCGAGACGCTCGAAGCGATGGGGGCGGAGCGCGGCTTCAGCGTCGACGTGATCCCCGAGCAGATCGTCCACGAAGTCACCGTCTCGTCGTCGGAGATCCGCCGGTTGCTCTCCGAGCACGGCGACGTGGCGGAGGCGGCGGAGATGCTCGGCCGGCCGTATGCGCTCACCGGCACCGTCGTCCGCGGCGATCAGCGCGGGCGGACGATCGGCTACCCGACGGCGAACCTCCGCGTCCACGGCGACCGCAAACTCGTCCCGAAGCCCGGCGTCTACGCCGTCCGCGTAACGCACGGCATCGACGAGTTCGGCGGAATGATGAACGTCGGCCGCCGTCCGACCTTCGAGACCGACAGCGCGCTCAGCGTCGAAGTCCACCTATTCGACTTCGACCGCGAGATTTACGGCGAATCGCTCCGCGTGTCATTCGTCGAGCGGCTCCGCGACGAGGTCAAGTTCTCCGGCCCCGACGCACTCGTCGCCCAACTCCGCGACGACGAGCAGCAGAGCCGGGCACTGCTTTCTGACCGGCACGGTTGA
- a CDS encoding T9SS type A sorting domain-containing protein, with amino-acid sequence MLSTQAEVDAFGCTEVVGDILLGSTESDISDLSAFSGLTRISGELVIANNDLLQSLAGLENLAFLGGNLDIASNDALTSMAALQGLDAVGGWLLLENNDILPSLHGLEAITSVGSSVGIFDNDVLLSLDGLSGLVDIGGGLVVERNLTLTSLEGLEQVTVIPLGIEIDANAALTSLDGLDQVTSSGGSVRITSNNALESLAGLGSLLTIDGDLRIADNRVLETLEGLVDLQSIEGDLVISNNDALETLPEIGGLVSIGGTLGIFSNDVLVSLDGLEGITSVGEELYVGFNSALASCSCGLSGLVSGDPPTFVGVGSEITVEFNNPIGTCTSPEVVLANPCEPVSNEDGSMTPQAFRLEVFPNPAAGAVTLHYALSEAAPVRVAVYDLLGRAVVVLPDAVQSPDTHEVTFASDGLASGVYIVRMEVGDSPSSQVLTRRVTVLN; translated from the coding sequence ATGCTGAGCACGCAGGCAGAAGTCGATGCGTTCGGCTGCACAGAGGTAGTGGGTGACATCCTCTTGGGTAGTACTGAGAGCGACATCAGCGACCTCTCGGCATTCTCGGGTTTAACGAGGATCAGCGGAGAACTCGTCATTGCGAATAACGATCTGCTCCAGTCTCTGGCTGGTTTGGAGAACCTCGCCTTCCTCGGGGGAAACCTTGACATCGCGAGCAACGATGCACTGACCTCAATGGCGGCCCTCCAAGGGCTAGATGCGGTAGGGGGATGGCTTCTTCTTGAAAACAACGACATCCTCCCATCATTGCACGGGCTCGAAGCCATCACTTCGGTAGGCAGCAGCGTGGGGATTTTCGACAACGATGTGCTCCTGTCGCTAGATGGATTGAGCGGGTTGGTAGACATCGGAGGCGGTCTGGTCGTGGAGCGAAATCTCACGCTGACGTCACTCGAGGGATTGGAGCAGGTCACCGTCATCCCATTGGGCATCGAGATCGATGCGAATGCGGCCCTGACGTCGCTCGATGGCCTCGACCAAGTGACATCCAGCGGAGGGAGCGTCCGGATTACAAGCAACAATGCACTCGAGTCTCTTGCGGGGTTGGGAAGTCTCCTCACTATCGATGGAGACCTTCGGATTGCTGATAATAGAGTTCTTGAGACGCTGGAAGGGCTGGTAGATCTTCAGTCGATTGAGGGCGATCTAGTCATTAGCAACAACGACGCACTCGAGACATTGCCCGAGATCGGAGGGCTCGTCTCGATTGGGGGAACTCTCGGCATATTCAGCAATGACGTACTTGTATCGCTGGATGGTTTAGAGGGAATCACATCCGTGGGAGAGGAGCTGTACGTCGGGTTTAACAGCGCGCTGGCTTCTTGTTCGTGCGGGCTGAGTGGACTCGTCTCGGGCGATCCACCTACGTTCGTGGGTGTTGGAAGCGAGATTACCGTCGAGTTCAACAACCCCATTGGCACGTGTACCTCGCCTGAGGTCGTGCTCGCCAATCCCTGCGAGCCGGTGTCGAACGAGGACGGTAGCATGACGCCACAAGCGTTTCGGCTGGAGGTTTTCCCGAACCCTGCAGCCGGGGCCGTCACGCTGCACTACGCGCTGTCCGAGGCGGCTCCGGTACGAGTGGCGGTGTACGACCTGCTCGGTCGAGCGGTAGTTGTACTCCCGGACGCGGTGCAATCGCCTGACACGCACGAGGTGACATTCGCGTCGGACGGCCTAGCCTCGGGCGTCTACATCGTGAGGATGGAGGTGGGCGATAGCCCATCGTCGCAAGTGCTCACGCGGCGCGTGACTGTGCTGAATTGA
- the rpsO gene encoding 30S ribosomal protein S15, whose amino-acid sequence MITKEQKQQLITEHGNGDADTGTSEVQIAIFSQRINELTEHLKTHTKDHASRRGLLRLVGKRRRLLDYLADVDIERYRAIIAKLGIRK is encoded by the coding sequence ATGATCACGAAGGAACAGAAGCAGCAGCTCATCACCGAGCACGGAAACGGTGACGCCGATACCGGCACCTCCGAAGTCCAGATCGCCATTTTCAGCCAGCGCATCAACGAGCTGACCGAGCACCTCAAGACGCACACGAAGGACCATGCGTCGCGCCGAGGCCTCCTCCGCCTCGTCGGCAAGCGCCGCCGGCTGCTCGACTACCTCGCAGACGTAGACATCGAGCGCTACCGCGCGATCATCGCCAAGCTTGGGATCCGTAAGTAA
- the pnp gene encoding polyribonucleotide nucleotidyltransferase, with the protein MQAITQTIDIGQGKQIVLETGKLAKQAHGAVVVSQGDTMVLCTAVIDSGVREGQSFFPLTVDYREKYSAAGKFPGGFMKREGRPTDKETLSSRLVDRTIRPLFPDGFRNEVQVLLSVMSADQQIDADVLGGLGGSAALYLTGAPFDGPTAHVRVGRVDGEFIINPTVAEAAEGDFDLIVAGKEDAIVMVEGEMKEVSEDDMIAALDFAHEVIKKLCRAQVELRQKVEAAKGTIEPMQYDLKVADDSLVEKVRKIASDRIAAHLRQPYDKKSLYGGLSDMKKEVVAEVQGGVVENALEAVGAKTEPSEGDIKDAFSSVQSEVMREMILSEGVRIDGRKLDEVRQIWSEIDYLPRVHGSALFTRGETQVLAQMTLGTGRDVQGVDQLFNQTDKRFYLHYNFPPFSVGEARFLRGPGRREIGHGMLAERALSPMLPSADEFPYTIRIIADVLESNGSSSMASVCSGSMAMMAGGVPLKKPVAGIAMGLIKTDDRVAILSDILGTEDHLGDMDFKLTGTRDGITACQMDIKVSGLAKETMKQALDQARAGRQHILDEMAKTIAEPREEVAATAPRLFQLVIDSEFIGAIIGPGGKNIKALQAETNTQVNVDEEDGKGYVTISATNQEDAEAAIEIIRGIVTVPEVGEEYEGTVRKMLPFGAILEILPGKEGMLHVSEMAHGYVENPEDEMQVGDKVKVQLIEVRDDGKLRFSRKPYLPEPTEEEKEASRQRRSSSNGDGGSRGGDRGGRSGGGRGGNRGGGRNR; encoded by the coding sequence ATGCAAGCCATTACCCAGACCATCGACATCGGCCAGGGCAAGCAGATCGTGCTCGAAACGGGCAAGCTCGCCAAGCAGGCGCACGGCGCCGTCGTCGTCAGCCAAGGCGACACGATGGTGCTCTGCACTGCCGTCATCGACAGCGGCGTGCGCGAAGGCCAGAGCTTCTTCCCGCTCACGGTCGACTACCGCGAGAAGTACAGCGCCGCCGGCAAATTCCCCGGCGGGTTCATGAAGCGCGAAGGCCGGCCCACCGACAAGGAGACGCTCTCCTCGCGCCTCGTCGACCGCACGATCCGCCCGCTCTTCCCCGACGGCTTCCGCAACGAAGTCCAGGTGCTCCTCAGCGTGATGTCGGCCGACCAGCAGATCGATGCCGACGTGCTCGGCGGCCTCGGCGGTTCGGCCGCGCTCTACCTCACCGGCGCCCCGTTCGACGGCCCGACGGCCCACGTCCGCGTCGGCCGCGTCGACGGCGAGTTCATCATCAACCCGACCGTGGCGGAAGCCGCCGAGGGTGACTTCGACCTCATCGTCGCCGGGAAGGAAGACGCGATCGTGATGGTCGAGGGCGAGATGAAAGAAGTGAGCGAGGACGACATGATCGCCGCGCTCGACTTCGCCCACGAGGTCATCAAGAAGCTCTGCCGCGCCCAGGTCGAGCTCCGCCAGAAGGTCGAGGCCGCGAAGGGCACGATCGAGCCGATGCAGTACGACCTCAAAGTCGCCGACGACTCGCTCGTCGAGAAGGTTCGGAAGATTGCCAGCGACCGGATCGCGGCGCACCTCCGCCAGCCTTACGACAAGAAGAGCCTCTACGGCGGGCTCAGCGACATGAAGAAGGAGGTCGTCGCCGAGGTGCAGGGCGGCGTCGTCGAGAACGCGCTCGAAGCGGTCGGTGCCAAGACCGAGCCCTCCGAGGGCGACATCAAAGATGCGTTCTCGTCGGTCCAGAGCGAGGTCATGCGCGAGATGATCCTCAGCGAAGGCGTCCGCATCGACGGGCGGAAGCTCGACGAAGTCCGCCAGATCTGGTCTGAGATCGACTATCTCCCGCGCGTCCACGGCTCGGCGCTCTTCACGCGCGGCGAGACGCAGGTGCTCGCGCAGATGACGCTCGGCACCGGGCGCGACGTGCAGGGCGTGGACCAGCTCTTCAACCAGACCGACAAGCGGTTCTACCTCCACTACAACTTCCCTCCGTTCTCCGTCGGCGAGGCACGGTTCCTCCGTGGCCCCGGCCGTCGTGAGATCGGGCACGGCATGCTCGCCGAGCGCGCCCTCTCGCCGATGCTCCCGAGCGCGGACGAGTTCCCCTACACGATCCGCATCATCGCCGACGTGCTCGAGTCCAACGGCTCCTCGTCGATGGCGAGCGTCTGCTCCGGCTCGATGGCGATGATGGCCGGCGGCGTCCCGCTCAAGAAGCCGGTCGCGGGCATTGCGATGGGTCTCATCAAGACGGACGACCGCGTCGCGATCCTCTCCGACATCCTCGGCACTGAAGACCACCTCGGTGACATGGACTTCAAGCTGACGGGCACGCGCGACGGCATCACCGCCTGCCAGATGGACATCAAGGTGTCCGGGCTCGCGAAGGAGACGATGAAGCAGGCGCTCGACCAGGCCCGCGCCGGCCGCCAGCACATCCTCGACGAGATGGCGAAGACGATCGCCGAGCCGCGCGAGGAAGTCGCCGCCACGGCGCCGCGCCTCTTCCAGCTCGTGATTGACTCCGAGTTCATCGGCGCCATCATCGGGCCGGGCGGCAAGAACATCAAGGCGCTCCAGGCCGAGACGAACACGCAGGTGAACGTCGACGAGGAGGACGGCAAGGGCTACGTGACGATCTCCGCCACGAACCAGGAAGATGCCGAGGCCGCCATCGAGATCATCCGCGGCATCGTGACCGTCCCCGAGGTCGGGGAGGAGTACGAGGGCACCGTCCGCAAGATGCTCCCGTTCGGCGCGATCCTCGAGATCCTGCCGGGCAAGGAGGGGATGCTCCACGTCTCCGAGATGGCCCACGGCTACGTCGAGAACCCCGAAGACGAGATGCAGGTCGGTGACAAGGTGAAGGTCCAGCTCATCGAGGTCCGCGACGACGGGAAGCTCCGGTTCAGCCGGAAGCCGTACCTGCCCGAGCCGACCGAGGAGGAGAAGGAGGCGTCGCGCCAGCGCCGCAGCAGCAGCAACGGCGACGGCGGCAGCCGTGGCGGTGACCGTGGCGGGCGCAGCGGCGGCGGTCGCGGCGGCAACCGCGGCGGCGGGCGGAACCGCTAG